The Triticum dicoccoides isolate Atlit2015 ecotype Zavitan chromosome 6A, WEW_v2.0, whole genome shotgun sequence genome has a window encoding:
- the LOC119319605 gene encoding probable peroxygenase 4 codes for MGATGQRRLSSLPAAAAAPLLLLLVVSSWSQAAAAAPVWTTALEKHVAFFDTDNDGIVSFSETEQGLRAIGLGAIEAAASATLINGAIGPKTRPENATTSRFDIYIANIHKGIHGSDSGSYDAQGRFVPAKFNDIFAKYAKVKPNALNEDELGEMRTANRKEGDFKGWAASKAEWGMLYSLAKDKDGFLQKDTARSVYDGSLFAKLAKKAASSGN; via the exons ATGGGCGCCACCGGCCAACGTCGGCTGTCATCTCTGCCCGCGGCGGCGGCCGCGCCCCTCCTGCTTCTGCTCGTCGTGTCCTCCT GgagccaggcggcggcggcggctccggtctgGACGACGGCGCTGGAGAAGCACGTGGCGTTCTTCGACACCGACAACGACGGCATCGTCTCCTTCTCCGAGACCGAGCAAG GGCTTCGTGCCATCGGTCTCGGAGCTATCGAGGCGGCGGCCAGCGCGACCCTGATCAACGGAGCCATCGGACCCAAGACCAGACCT GAAAATGCTACGACGTCGCGGTTTGACATCTACATAGCCAACATCCATAAAGGGATCCACGGGAGCGACAGCGGCTCGTACGATGCTCAAGGAAGGTTCGTTCCGGCCAAGTTCAACGACATATtcgccaagtacgccaaggtcaagccGAACGCCCTGAACGAGGACGAGCTGGGGGAGATGCGCACTGCCAACAGGAAGGAGGGTGACTTCAAAGGATG GGCGGCGTCGAAGGCGGAGTGGGGCATGCTCTACAGCCTCGCCAAGGACAAGGACGGCTTCCTTCAGAAGGACACCGCGCGCAGCGTCTACGACGGCAGCCTCTTCGCTAAGCTGGCCAAGAAGGCTGCTTCGTCTGGAAATTAA